GGTCAAAAGAGATACGTCCCTTATCATTGGTACCATCATACCATATATTCTCATAGATTGGGTTGGTTGGTCTGATTGCTTTGTTAAGATCCACATGAAAATCTCTTAGTTTTCTTGTTATACGACCACCACCAAAATACTCTGAATACTCAGAGTTGTAGCCAAGACCATCATAACCAAAGTAATTCATGTAAGCAGCTGCCTTCTGCACATCTGTTGTAGCAAGTTGTTCTAAAGCACTACTCCACGCACCAGACAATCCACCATATGGAATACCAGCAACAGAAGATACAGGCACACCATTCTTATGTGCTGCGTCCAACAATGCTGCAGGAATACGACCTAAGCCACAGTTCCAGTCACCCCAGTGTGTAACATATGGCCACATTGAGAACACCTCAGAGTCGAAGACGCCATCAGGGAGAGCGTTCTTACTTGGCACGTTCCATGGCAACCAAGCAAGGAGCTTCTTGTCGTTTGTCTCTGTAAGGTCCGTACGAACCTGTGTTCCTTCGTAACGGAAGCGAGCCTTTGGTTTTACACGAGAGATGAAGAAGTTATCATCATCATTGATTTTAGGGTTCGACTTTGACCAGCTCTGCAGTTTGCCTGGGAACTGCTGAGACTCAAAGCCCCACTGAATGTAGTTGCTCTTAAGTTCCTGTGCCATCAAGGTTGATGGAATTAGGCAGCAACCAAAAAGAAGTAAATTAATTCTTCTCATAATTGATTTGGGTTTTAATGTTATTGAATAATTATAAATCTTATTACTGTTTAAATCTGCCTCCACTCGTTAGGAGAACAGACGTTGCCCGAGAATAGTATCCTTCGTTGGTATCGCTTAGTAGACTTTACCTGTCATTTGATAGCTTTATAGGTGTCAACTGTGCCTCACGTCTCTCATTTCCAATCGTCGTATTCATGCTTAGCACATCGTGTGCGAAGGCTTAACACCACTTGTGCGGATGCTCCGCACCATTAAAAAAGATGCTGAAGGAACATTCCACTGTTCATAAGACGAGGGTTGCCCTACCCTAACAAAAGCCACGTTTTATCGGACATACTTATTATCAGAAAGCTTACCTACCAAACAAAACAAGACTACCCGACTCGATAGAATCAAGTCAGATAACCTCATTTTATATCACCTATTACTTAATCGTAATCTTTTGTGTACGGATAACATTGTTGTTCTGCATCTTAACGAGGTAAACACCTGCTGGCAACTCATTTGTATTGAAAGACTTTGGATTAACCAAGCTCTTTACGGTCTGACCGTCAGTAGAGAATACCCATGCACGTTCAACATTCTCGAATACCACCTTACCGCCAACAACTGTGAGCTGTGAAGCACCACCTACGTTAGCAGATATGATGTTAGTAGAACCACCCTCGAGCAACTCTGGTTCGTCAGCAACACCCTTATCATGGGTGTCAGCCTTCGCACCACGAGCAGCGTTAGAACCAGTGATAGTCACCTTAAAGTCGATAGCAAAGCCCTTATTGAACTTACCAGTTGGTGTCAAACCGCCCTGGAACCATGCGTCACAGAAGACAAGGCGGAGACGGCTCTGACCAGGCTTAGCATCTTCAGGAACCTTGAAGGTGTACTCATTCAACTGCTGTACCTGTGCAGGAACGCCCTTGCGCACCTGACCAAAGAATACTACGCACTCACCCTCGTTAGGATTCTCAGAGAGATTCTCTGGGTTGAACTGCTTGTCGCCATTGAAATCCATCCAAGCCTTACCCATACAATAGCGGAGGTCGTCATTGCTCTGGTCCTTCATCTGAGTTGCCTCATAGCCCTTAATCTTCACTTTCACTGTCGCACCCTGTGCTACTTCGAGCTCTTGACTCGTAGCATCAACATAGTTGGTCTCGTTTCCTGCAGGACCGTTAGCAGTATAGTCGATATTCTTAGAACCACCCTCTGTCTGGAACTTCTGAACATAACGAATCTTTCGAGCTGTTTCTGCACCAGCAGCAGCATTGTCGAGTTCAACTGTTCCGTAGCCCTCTTCCTGTGCCTCTGGGAGTTCAGACTGCTGAGCACGTGGCACAGCAATCCACTTTGTCTTTGAGTAGGTCTTAAGGTCAGTACTTACTGAGCGAACACCGATGAAAGGTTTGTCGTCAACACTTGTGAACTGAATGTTAGGAACGAGTGTAGCCCACTGTGATGTACGTCCTACCTCAGACACCTTACCATTCTCACCGTTCTTATAGAGAATCTCGAAGTGGTCGATATTTGCCTCATCGTTATAAACGGTTGGATTCTGTCCAGGGTCCTTATCAATTCCCCATACCGCCTTAACAGAAAGAGAATTCTTTGTTTCCTCCTTCACCTGAACGGTCAAATCCTTCACGTTAGCTGGTGTTGCTGTCACGTCGTCGTTGAGTTCGAGTTTACCAACAAGTACATTATAGTCAGCATCTGAATCCTTCACACGCAAACCGATACGCTCAATCTTCTGACCAGCAGTAATATCATTCAACTCAACCTTCTTCTCTGTCCAGTTTGCGTTCTCGGTGTTACCCAAAGCATAAGCCTTCCAAGCACCATTCACACGTACGATGAGAGAAAGTTTAGAGTCGTTATTGCCCTCTTTACCAGTCTTGATAGCCACCTTAGCAACTACCTTACCCTTAGAAGGAGTGAGGTTAGTCTTGAAGAGAACAACGTCTGTAGCAGTCGCATTGTTGACACCCTTCAAGCGAAGTGCTGCACCACCTGTGTAAGCATCCTCATTGGTGAATGAAGGCTGTACGTCTGTGCTGGCTACTTCAGTCTCTGGCTTAACAACCATCCAACGATAGGTAGGTACGACATCTTGGCTACTCATGTTATACCATGAGCCTGCAGTCTTCTTACCCTTATAGTTATAGCGTTCACCATTACCTGTGTTGAAGTGGGTAGCGAAAGGAAGGTTGCCTGAGATAGCTGTGCGCTCTGGAATCCAAGAAGCAAGACCAGCAAAACGTGCCAAAGGAGGTGTGGTGCCCTGTGCCTCAACATTATTACCCCTATTGCTAACCTCTGGACGATACAAAGGATTACGGTTGCCACCAGAGAAAGCACGCTCAAGATACTCCTGATAGTTAGACATACGAGACATAGCGTCACCACCAGTGTTATAACTCCAGAAACGACTCTCTGCATGCTCACCCCACAGACAAATACCACAACGCTTTGCATCTTGGTTGTTAAGACTATTCCATCGTCTGTCCATGCTAACAATCCATACACCAGCGTATAAACCATCGGCTGAGCCCATTGTGCGTTCTGCCTCTCTTACAGACTCTCCCATACTCCAACTAAAGTCGCTGTTGTCGTAATTCAACATTACTTCACAGATACGATTATCCTTGTCTTGACCCCACATATAGCTCGAGTTATAAGAGGTAAGTCTTGAGCTCGTTGTGTAATACATAATCTTGAAGTCGTTGAAACCTTCAGACTTCGCAATCTTATAGAGTTCCTTATGGAAGGCTATGTTATCTGCATCTTGATACTTGTTGGTGCTTTCCCAGTTATAGTTGATACCATCGAAACCGAGGAAACGCATGCAGTTGATGATAGGGTGTGTATAACGGAAACTACCATCTGTATTGCGTTTCATGATGAAGCTTGCCCAACTGTTAGCAGCTCCACCCGTTGTATGATCGAAGAACTTAATACCAGCGAAGATGCTTGTACCATTGCGGTGAGCAGCATCAGCCCATGAACCTGGTGCTTGGAAAAGTCCGTAGTTCCAGGCACCAAACAGGTTGGTATAGTTCCACATTGAGAAGTTATCGTTAGCAAATGTCTTTGAAGGATAGCCACCGAGGTTCTTTCCAGCACCACCAGGGATATTCATAAAGAGGTTACGATTCTCGTAAGTATCTTGGAGAAGACGGTCAGCACGTGACTCAATAGCACGCTTTCTGACGTGTGAGCGGATAAACTCTACCTCGTCTTTGATGCCCCATGCAGTAAGGTCGGCATCAGTAGGATATTTCTTGCCGTTATCAAGAAGTTCTGCAAAATGCTCAAGAAGGGTCTGATCGCCCAACTTTGACAGGTCGAACACCTGTGTTGAAGCTGTTGAAGAATATGTTTGTGCTGTCACACCAGCAGGAGCCATAGCCATCATAGCTGCGATGATCCATGCACTAAGAGTAGATTTTTTATTCATATGATTTAGGTTTTGTAATTAGTACTTGATAGATTTATATCCCAGTAGAGTGACGTCTATACCACCCTACTGGGCTATTGTTTCAATTCAGAGTTTCATTTAGAAGTTTGAAGTGGTCTTATCCCAGAAGAGACGAGTTGCCATCTTGTCTGGACCGCCCAATGCTGGGATACCAGTGTTGTCAACATCCTGCTTTGTTGCGATGTCGCTTGTGCCAGGGAATGGCAGACGACGCATGATATCACCAGGAACTAAACTACCATCAGCCTCATCGATGTTCAATACTGGCAACATACGTGGGAAGCCTG
The nucleotide sequence above comes from Prevotella melaninogenica ATCC 25845. Encoded proteins:
- a CDS encoding GEVED domain-containing protein, encoding MNKKSTLSAWIIAAMMAMAPAGVTAQTYSSTASTQVFDLSKLGDQTLLEHFAELLDNGKKYPTDADLTAWGIKDEVEFIRSHVRKRAIESRADRLLQDTYENRNLFMNIPGGAGKNLGGYPSKTFANDNFSMWNYTNLFGAWNYGLFQAPGSWADAAHRNGTSIFAGIKFFDHTTGGAANSWASFIMKRNTDGSFRYTHPIINCMRFLGFDGINYNWESTNKYQDADNIAFHKELYKIAKSEGFNDFKIMYYTTSSRLTSYNSSYMWGQDKDNRICEVMLNYDNSDFSWSMGESVREAERTMGSADGLYAGVWIVSMDRRWNSLNNQDAKRCGICLWGEHAESRFWSYNTGGDAMSRMSNYQEYLERAFSGGNRNPLYRPEVSNRGNNVEAQGTTPPLARFAGLASWIPERTAISGNLPFATHFNTGNGERYNYKGKKTAGSWYNMSSQDVVPTYRWMVVKPETEVASTDVQPSFTNEDAYTGGAALRLKGVNNATATDVVLFKTNLTPSKGKVVAKVAIKTGKEGNNDSKLSLIVRVNGAWKAYALGNTENANWTEKKVELNDITAGQKIERIGLRVKDSDADYNVLVGKLELNDDVTATPANVKDLTVQVKEETKNSLSVKAVWGIDKDPGQNPTVYNDEANIDHFEILYKNGENGKVSEVGRTSQWATLVPNIQFTSVDDKPFIGVRSVSTDLKTYSKTKWIAVPRAQQSELPEAQEEGYGTVELDNAAAGAETARKIRYVQKFQTEGGSKNIDYTANGPAGNETNYVDATSQELEVAQGATVKVKIKGYEATQMKDQSNDDLRYCMGKAWMDFNGDKQFNPENLSENPNEGECVVFFGQVRKGVPAQVQQLNEYTFKVPEDAKPGQSRLRLVFCDAWFQGGLTPTGKFNKGFAIDFKVTITGSNAARGAKADTHDKGVADEPELLEGGSTNIISANVGGASQLTVVGGKVVFENVERAWVFSTDGQTVKSLVNPKSFNTNELPAGVYLVKMQNNNVIRTQKITIK